TCCATTTAACCCGGTGTCTGACATGGGCGGGGATGTTGATACAGTCCCCTCTGCCCAAAGTGATTTCTCTGCCGTCTTCAAAAGCGATGATGCCGGATCCCTCCAGCACAACCACCCATTCATGCTCAGACTGGTCATACCATCCCTGTGCCGGCGACGACTGTCCCTTGGAGAGTATCCGCTCTATGCGTATATTGCCGCTTTTGAGCAGATCGTCAAAAAGTTCTTCTTCAAAGGCATCCGGTATGGATGCGAATATGTTTTTCATAATTTTCCTTTGGATGGCCTTATGCCGCATGCAGCAGAAACTCGACTTTAACCGCATCATATGGAAAAACGATACACCCTTTGTCCGTGCGAGCGAGTATGCCGGCATTCAGCAATGCCGTCACATCGCCGTGAACAGCCTTGACATCACGGCCGGCACGCCGGGCTGCTTCTCGAATTGATACAGGCCCCGCGCCGCAGAGGACCTTGAGTAATTCCCAGCGTTTTGCAGTCAATACCCGCCAGAGCAGCTCTGGAGACGCAAAGCTTATGCGGGCTGACTTCTCTGATTTTCCTGTGTTCCAGGCCTGTGTAAAATCTGCCATGGCATCGGCAGGTGTTCGAACATCAAGCGTCACTGTTTTCATTATTCCACCTTTCAATATCTTGCTGGAAATCAGCTGCAGCACAATGTTAGGTGGAGTTGCTGCGCTCATCCCGGACACGGAGCACCAGATCCCCCTGTTCCAGGTTCTTTGACGGCAGGGGGAAGCGGATGTTGTCATTGCGGGGATAGCGTTTGCCCGTGGCGGGAAGATCGCTGTCAAGCCCGGCCCATCTGGCCCGCACCAGGCGGCCTTCACCAGCGTCACTGTCCCGGATGCCCACGGTGAGGGTGTGCTGAAACAGGTGTTCACCAAAGTAGTGGCGGTCCCGCAGCACCCGGCGGTTGCGCACGTAAAGGGGTAGAACACGCAGCCGGATCTGAAAGTTGGAATAGCGGTCCTGGGCACTGGGCCGGTATGCCTTCATCAGATAGGTGCGGAACAGGGTTTCACATCCGGTCTCCAGGGCCCGGGCCGGGACGGTCAGGGCTGAGCCGTGCTCCTCGCGCTGGTCCGTCATCACGATCTGCTCACCGCGGATCAGCACCGTGGTCTCGATGAGCAGAAAGCGCAGATCCTCGTCGTTGCGCAGGGCATCTTTGAGGCGGACGTTTTCCAGGTCGATGCGCACGCTGGTGTCACCAAAGAGGAAGCGCTGGAGGTTCTGGTACCCTTCTTCCGAGTTGACAATGCCCAGCGGCCCGCTGTGACTGCAAAAGACAAAGGCACGGCTGCTGTCTTTGACATAGGCGTGGTCCATCTGCACCAGGCCGTCGCTGCCAGGTCCCACGGCCAGCCGGGCCAGGTTGTAGTCGGTGTGGTTGGTGCCGACCAGCGAGAAGACCCGGTCAACAGGAAAGTGTCCGCCGATTTCGTTCAGGCGGTTCGGGTCCCAATTCCTGGAGAAACCAAGGAACTCGCACATCCGGTCAGGGCCGAAGGTGTTGGAGTCATTGAGCCCGAGCAGGTCGCGCACGCTGGTCAAAAAGCCGAGACCGCGCCGGAAGTGAATGCCCCGGTGCGGTGTGGCATAGGTGAAGAGCCGGTCGATCTTTTTTGCGGCCTCCTTCTTTAAGACCCGCTGGATCAGGGAGCGGCAGATGAGCCCGCCCATGGAGTGTGCCACCAGGTGGACCCGGGGGGCACGGGTCTGCGCCAGGACAAAATCCACCAGGCAGCCCAGGTTTTCCCCCAGGGTCTCGATGACATCCCGGGTGCCGTCACCGGCCCGTTCCGAAGTCCGGTCATAGTAGCGAAAGATCCAGAGGGACCGGACAGGGAATCTGCCGGTTTCATACCGCTTGTCCTCGCCGTTGAGCAGCTCCACTGCCCCGCCATTGCCGGTCCGGGCAAAGAGATCCGTATAGCCGTGGTCCTTGATCAAACGGACCAGGGGGCTTTCAAAGATGAAGAAGTCCGGATCACCATCCGGGCCGGTGCGCACCTGGGTGGAGCCGAGATTGAAGCCGTAGTACGGCCGGTCCACAGTGGACTCCACAGCCCCCTGGCTTCCGGCGTACCCCCGCACGTAAATGATGGGCAGGTATTTTTCCATGGGTTCCTCCTTTTGCGTTCAGGTAAAATTACGGCCGAAGATTTAATTCTTTATCATCCAGGACCTTGCTGGCCAGTCAAACGACTGAAAACAAAACAACTGTCTGATTTTATACAACTTATGTAAAATCCCACACTTTAAGAAAGGCGCCCAGTCAAACAACGATCAAACAACAATCATTTTTGGATCATGCCCGGGTCAGACCATCGGGGCACATTAAAAATGCAATATCTTACTGGGTCCAGTTTATAGACAGTTTTCTGTTGGATTGAACACAGTCTCGTAAATAAAGATTAATCAAATTCTGGTAGGGAACACCTGTTTCCTCCGCCTGCTTTTTGAAATAATCTATAATATCTACACCAATTCGAATGGTAACCTGCTTTTTCAGATTCCTGGCATAAGGATTTTTACGGCTTTTCATATTTTCAAAATCATATTCTTTTCTCATCATGGCCTCCTGAAATACACTTTTTGTTCTTTCCTGGTTGCCTTTCTTGCAGAAATGATACGAATCATTGACTCATCACTGCGATAACAATGGCAAACAACCAAGACTTCAAGCTTTTGGCTGAAACCTAAAAGTAAAAATCTCTCTTCATCAATGGAATGATCTGGATCGTCAAATTGAATTGCACTTTCATCG
Above is a window of Desulfotignum balticum DSM 7044 DNA encoding:
- a CDS encoding BrnT family toxin, with the translated sequence MKKLIFEWDDTKNKTNLTKHGVTFEEAQTVFFDESAIQFDDPDHSIDEERFLLLGFSQKLEVLVVCHCYRSDESMIRIISARKATRKEQKVYFRRP
- a CDS encoding CopG family antitoxin, giving the protein MMRKEYDFENMKSRKNPYARNLKKQVTIRIGVDIIDYFKKQAEETGVPYQNLINLYLRDCVQSNRKLSINWTQ
- a CDS encoding esterase/lipase family protein — translated: MEKYLPIIYVRGYAGSQGAVESTVDRPYYGFNLGSTQVRTGPDGDPDFFIFESPLVRLIKDHGYTDLFARTGNGGAVELLNGEDKRYETGRFPVRSLWIFRYYDRTSERAGDGTRDVIETLGENLGCLVDFVLAQTRAPRVHLVAHSMGGLICRSLIQRVLKKEAAKKIDRLFTYATPHRGIHFRRGLGFLTSVRDLLGLNDSNTFGPDRMCEFLGFSRNWDPNRLNEIGGHFPVDRVFSLVGTNHTDYNLARLAVGPGSDGLVQMDHAYVKDSSRAFVFCSHSGPLGIVNSEEGYQNLQRFLFGDTSVRIDLENVRLKDALRNDEDLRFLLIETTVLIRGEQIVMTDQREEHGSALTVPARALETGCETLFRTYLMKAYRPSAQDRYSNFQIRLRVLPLYVRNRRVLRDRHYFGEHLFQHTLTVGIRDSDAGEGRLVRARWAGLDSDLPATGKRYPRNDNIRFPLPSKNLEQGDLVLRVRDERSNST
- a CDS encoding cupin domain-containing protein, with amino-acid sequence MKNIFASIPDAFEEELFDDLLKSGNIRIERILSKGQSSPAQGWYDQSEHEWVVVLEGSGIIAFEDGREITLGRGDCINIPAHVRHRVKWTDPDRVTVWLAVFYD